One segment of Acropora muricata isolate sample 2 chromosome 8, ASM3666990v1, whole genome shotgun sequence DNA contains the following:
- the LOC136924728 gene encoding ephrin type-A receptor 4-A-like isoform X7 → MPTPFERAFQVCDIKANPENWLRSSFIQLKGAKRLEITMAYEMKGCPSQAKDSCKTYIGLYVQHSDGELVDSDPLKVKYDFVENIVPEGSPLSPDVLTSFTYHGEIVTKAQGLYIAIKDEGTCIVITSITMGYNYCPRKGRNFVMFPRTIAPVNDSNLMRKIGKCSDKNAVSQEALVGVCLSSGEWNISKNAKCLCQKGYELTDSFECKVIALPLPPLNASAIIVEQTFLTLSWVPRDDANSTLGYSIDCFRCKSLQDKECRRLCCQDVKFRPSGDKIYTVNVAVFGLQSGSSYLFRVYSVNELNELQKDRDKWNFATVYVKTKGKKSVNRCHTIACSSNNILRSLSESSLSSLSSSYSSPFYCHRRDHHHHHCRYHHSWKRY, encoded by the exons ATGCCCACACCTTTTGAAAGAGCATTCCAAGTCTGTGATATTAAAGCCAACCCCGAGAACTGGTTGAGAAGTTCCTTTATTCAACTGAAAGGTGCAAAGAGGCTAGAAATTACAATGGCTTACGAAATGAAAGGTTGCCCTAGTCAGGCAAAGGATAGCTGCAAGACATATATTGGTTTATATGTACAACACTCGGATGGCGAACTTGTTGATTCAGATCCTTTAAAAGTAAAATATGATTTTGTTGAGAACATTGTGCCTGAAGGATCTCCTCTAAGCCCTGATGTCCTAACATCATTTACATATCATGGGGAAATAGTTACCAAAGCACAAGGGCTTTATATTGCAATCAAGGATGAAGGAACTTGCATTGTAATCACTAGCATTACTATGGGTTATAACTACTGCCCTAGGAAAGGCAGGAATTTTGTCATGTTTCCAAGAACAATTGCTCCAGTAAATGACTCTAATTTGATGAGGAAAATTGGAAAATGTAGTGACAAGAACGCTGTGAGCCAAGAGGCCTTGGTTGGAGTTTGTCTCAGTAGTGGAGAATGGAACATTTCCAAGAATGCAAAATGTCTCTGTCAGAAGGGTTATGAGCTGACTGATTCATTTGAATGCAAAG TTATAGCTTTACCCCTGCCTCCACTGAATGCCAGTGCTATTATTGTCGAACAAACGTTTTTGACACTTTCTTGGGTTCCACGTGATGACGCCAACAGTACACTAGGATATTCCATTGATTGCTTCAGATGCAAATCACTCCAAGACAAAGAATGCAGAAGGCTTTGCTGTCAAGATGTTAAGTTTCGGCCGAGTGGAGACAAAATCTATACAGTCAATGTAGCAGTGTTTGGTCTACAGTCTGGAAGCTCATATTTGTTTCGTGTTTATTCGGTCAATGAATTGAATGAGCTGCAAAAAGATAGAGACAAATGGAATTTTGCTACAGTATATGTGAAAACCAAGGGTAAGAAATCCGTGAACCGATGTCATACAATTGCATGCAGTAGTAACAACATCCTCCGGTCACTGTCAGAGTCATCACTCTCTTCATTGTCGTCTTCTTACTCTTCACCTTTTTATTGTCATCGTCGtgatcatcatcaccatcactgTCGCTATCATCATTCTTGGAAGAGATATTGA